One Phycisphaera mikurensis NBRC 102666 DNA window includes the following coding sequences:
- a CDS encoding type II toxin-antitoxin system VapC family toxin produces MYSFRHPRSALASRLSAAYVADGIVLSEIVKAELLQGARLAKDPERDLERMRSLFALYPSHPFDEPVAEQWARVNAPLRRAGTPIGPFDAAIAATALVHGCTVVTHNWKHFDLVPGLAVEDWEAEEAA; encoded by the coding sequence ATCTACAGCTTCAGACACCCCCGCAGCGCGCTTGCTTCCCGTCTCTCCGCCGCTTACGTCGCTGACGGCATCGTCTTGTCTGAGATCGTGAAGGCGGAGCTGCTGCAGGGAGCACGGCTCGCCAAGGACCCGGAGCGGGACCTTGAACGGATGCGGTCGCTCTTTGCCCTGTACCCCAGCCACCCCTTCGACGAACCCGTGGCTGAGCAGTGGGCGCGTGTCAACGCCCCTCTCCGCCGCGCCGGCACCCCCATCGGCCCCTTCGACGCAGCGATTGCGGCCACCGCCTTGGTCCACGGCTGCACCGTCGTCACCCACAACTGGAAGCACTTCGACCTCGTGCCCGGGCTGGCGGTGGAGGACTGGGAGGCGGAGGAAGCAGCATGA